The sequence CACACTAATCTGGACTTGATCGTCAGTATTTGTACTGAAGCGGTGTCTTTTTATTTGCACAGTGTAATAATCAAAGTATAGGAAATTATAATTCAAAGTCCTGTTTCATTCTCCACATTCATCGTGGTGCTCATGTTCATGGCAAACAGAACCAGTAGATTTAAGAGAACCCTGCAGGTATGCTTCTACTGCTGCTTTGGCATCACCTCTTGCCCCAACAATAACCTCAATGTTCCTTTCATTAAAAATGTCAACTGCACCTCCTCCCATACCACCACTGATGATGACGTTTACTCCACGATCGGCAAGAAAATTAGGCAAGAATCCAGGTTTATGCCCGGGGTTAGCGATGGTTTCACTTTTAACAATTTTGTTGTTTTCGGTGTCAAAAATTATAAACCCTTCGCAATGTCCAAAGTGCTCAGTCACCATTCCGTTATCACTTGCTACAGCAATTTTAATCATAGTTGACCTCCTCCATTCTTTTACTCTGAATATATTCATCAAGTATCCTTGCAGCTTGCTCAACAAGTTCTGCGCAAGGCCGCTTTTTATAATAATTATCATTTCTGGTCTCGGGTATAGGTTTAT comes from Capillibacterium thermochitinicola and encodes:
- a CDS encoding NifB/NifX family molybdenum-iron cluster-binding protein yields the protein MIKIAVASDNGMVTEHFGHCEGFIIFDTENNKIVKSETIANPGHKPGFLPNFLADRGVNVIISGGMGGGAVDIFNERNIEVIVGARGDAKAAVEAYLQGSLKSTGSVCHEHEHHDECGE